A section of the Rhizomicrobium sp. genome encodes:
- a CDS encoding rhomboid family intramembrane serine protease: MAFFQETRPTREPFLRVPASVVVLIGVLVVAHVARVLVPAAASDAVLNLFALDPVIYSAAALKALGAGMPSLLELVVPPLGHVFLHANYTHLAFNCLWLLVFGPVVARRYGTALFYVFFLLCGLAGAAAFVGLEWGRNVGDIGASGAISGLMGASIRMLRVREPWLLGATLPLMPLRSSQVLVFSAVWLVVNLVTGIAGITPTGTLQAIAWQDHLGGYLAGLLLAGPFDLYFGPMRRLRARGA; encoded by the coding sequence ATGGCGTTCTTCCAGGAAACCAGGCCCACGCGCGAGCCTTTCCTCCGCGTGCCGGCCTCCGTCGTGGTGCTGATCGGCGTGCTCGTCGTCGCGCATGTGGCGCGCGTGCTCGTGCCGGCCGCCGCCTCGGATGCCGTGCTGAACCTGTTCGCGCTCGATCCGGTGATCTATTCGGCGGCGGCGCTGAAGGCGCTCGGCGCCGGCATGCCGAGCCTGCTGGAACTCGTCGTCCCGCCTCTCGGCCACGTCTTCCTGCATGCGAACTACACCCATCTCGCCTTCAATTGCCTGTGGCTCCTGGTGTTCGGGCCGGTGGTCGCGCGGCGCTACGGCACGGCGCTGTTCTACGTCTTCTTCCTGCTCTGCGGCCTCGCGGGCGCCGCCGCCTTCGTCGGGCTGGAATGGGGCCGGAATGTCGGCGACATCGGCGCCTCGGGCGCCATCTCGGGGCTGATGGGGGCGAGCATCCGCATGCTCAGGGTGCGCGAGCCCTGGCTGCTGGGCGCCACCCTGCCGCTGATGCCGCTCCGGTCGAGCCAGGTCCTGGTGTTCAGCGCGGTGTGGCTCGTGGTCAATCTCGTCACCGGGATCGCCGGAATAACCCCCACCGGAACCCTCCAGGCGATCGCCTGGCAGGATCATCTCGGCGGCTATCTGGCCGGGCTGCTGCTGGCCGGCCCGTTCGATCTTTATTTCGGACCGATGCGGCGTCTTCGCGCCCGCGGTGCTTGA
- a CDS encoding DUF4389 domain-containing protein, whose amino-acid sequence MSDAPNSTGNPSPGSAPLAPPHPPFPVVRLLYAFGYGLIAWFVLHVIFLLAVIQFVMIAINGRVHDEIKSFCATLIQYEWELLAFITFVRDEQPFPIGPFPKHV is encoded by the coding sequence ATGTCCGATGCACCGAACAGCACTGGCAATCCGTCGCCCGGGTCGGCGCCGCTGGCGCCGCCGCACCCGCCGTTTCCCGTCGTGCGGTTGCTCTACGCGTTCGGCTATGGGCTGATCGCGTGGTTCGTGCTGCACGTCATCTTCCTCCTCGCCGTCATTCAGTTCGTGATGATCGCGATCAACGGCCGCGTCCACGACGAGATCAAATCCTTCTGCGCGACGCTCATTCAATATGAGTGGGAGCTGCTCGCCTTCATCACCTTCGTCCGCGATGAGCAGCCCTTTCCGATCGGTCCGTTTCCGAAGCACGTTTGA
- a CDS encoding TonB-dependent receptor — MSTAITAPAFAQIETVVVTAERKAEDIQTVPIAVTALTSADLKSKQVNSFRDLQFHVPSVTFTKSNFGGAQFQIRGITTQFGLGAAIAQNINDVYQEAPALVNGQYFDVDRVEVARGPQSTSYGRAATGGAVNIITSKPNLTEFQARASFDYGTYNTMKPEFMVNVPLIDNELGVRIAGLGVFHDGYEKNNYTGPQIYPGGPVDKRINGQGTASGRVSIRWEPSDDTTIDLVGEVGYENDNRVRGDKQLCHRDPSGVIGCLPDRLGFEPINVLSTLGATLGSKQGITALLNGTFGVPFATAQALGNTLGLFQLAGNGGPGDPAGPVVGRAFLGTALFPNPYSSAAPLPSPPFPPGTFTMNPQVVNGIGSGAGGTVTPDILTSNTAFNPKFKGSGNDFQLNWSQTITNWLKATVDAGYSSGYQFSQQNYNDATPENISSLIGPAVTGFKVLFGDNVPVPHAGAVSGTNQTGAYDPYFSVPGALPISNTFYNGKFGSYAGSIDQAHGILTRSPYFSAYDEDSFSSREWTGELRLQTAFEGPLNFTAGVFFMSFDSRNQYWVASNGLDWESMVVGAFAGGSAGNLPLMLASTDYDGEYRRGAVQSRSAFLEATYDFTDELKVIAGARYNDDRSSAIVTTPAVGGLLLANGPAQISPLLPAFVPVGTPSCPNSGLALGACVGFPGTFRLPTSITGKQNNTTDKWTGRATIQWSPHTSWTDQTQVYLNLSRGELAGGVNKAQGTAALVVPTTYQPATVDAIELGTKNTLLDGTLQANLDVWYYNYENYQVGIISNRAALTFNIPAHLYGMEGELVWQPEEDLAFNLSLSLTRSAAGNAFVTDQRNPTNNTPNSILVKDMTNGSLCVVVPTSPATMGHTPGDSSLLPANTIGAHVDNFYLPNGGNAAIDAPFGVPLVNYGICSAAIQPALQAAGYSLAPAINGAGQPVFDPVTHAQIFDGTGIPRNVKGNRLPDVPNGQVGIGGQYTFHLDDYTLVPRLDYYWQSSMQSRVMNDPNSDYINAWDTMNAQIQLNAPDSAWYARVFATNIFDKHNPTGVYLTDPTSALFTNVFAEDPRVVGVSVGASW; from the coding sequence ATGTCGACCGCCATTACGGCGCCGGCTTTCGCGCAGATCGAAACCGTGGTCGTCACCGCCGAGCGTAAGGCGGAAGACATCCAGACCGTTCCGATCGCCGTCACCGCGCTCACCAGCGCCGATCTGAAGTCGAAGCAGGTCAACAGCTTCCGCGATCTTCAGTTCCATGTGCCGAGCGTGACCTTCACGAAGTCCAACTTCGGCGGTGCGCAGTTCCAGATTCGCGGCATCACCACCCAGTTCGGCCTCGGCGCCGCCATCGCGCAGAACATCAACGACGTCTATCAAGAGGCGCCCGCGCTGGTGAACGGCCAGTATTTCGACGTGGATCGCGTCGAAGTCGCGCGCGGCCCGCAGTCGACCTCCTACGGCCGTGCGGCGACCGGCGGCGCGGTGAACATCATCACCTCCAAGCCGAACCTGACCGAGTTTCAGGCACGTGCCTCGTTCGACTACGGCACCTACAACACGATGAAGCCGGAGTTCATGGTCAACGTGCCGTTGATCGACAACGAGCTCGGCGTGCGCATCGCCGGCCTCGGCGTCTTCCATGACGGCTATGAGAAGAACAACTATACCGGCCCGCAGATCTATCCCGGCGGCCCGGTCGACAAGCGGATCAACGGCCAGGGCACCGCGTCGGGCCGCGTCTCGATCCGCTGGGAGCCGAGCGACGATACGACGATCGACCTGGTCGGCGAGGTCGGTTACGAGAACGACAACCGCGTCCGCGGCGACAAGCAGCTTTGCCATCGCGATCCGTCGGGCGTGATCGGCTGTCTGCCCGATCGCCTCGGCTTCGAGCCGATCAATGTGCTTTCGACCCTCGGCGCCACGCTCGGTTCCAAGCAGGGCATCACGGCGCTGTTGAACGGCACGTTCGGCGTGCCCTTCGCGACGGCGCAGGCGCTCGGCAACACGCTGGGTCTGTTCCAGCTCGCGGGCAATGGCGGCCCGGGCGATCCGGCCGGTCCGGTGGTCGGCCGCGCATTCCTCGGCACCGCCCTGTTCCCCAATCCCTATTCGTCGGCCGCGCCGCTGCCCTCGCCCCCGTTCCCGCCGGGCACCTTCACGATGAACCCGCAGGTCGTGAACGGCATCGGCTCCGGCGCCGGCGGCACGGTCACGCCCGACATCCTGACCTCCAACACCGCCTTCAACCCGAAATTCAAGGGCTCGGGCAACGATTTCCAGCTCAACTGGTCGCAGACCATCACGAACTGGCTGAAGGCGACGGTCGATGCCGGCTATTCGTCCGGCTATCAGTTCTCGCAGCAGAACTACAACGACGCGACGCCCGAGAACATCAGCAGCCTGATCGGCCCGGCCGTCACCGGCTTCAAGGTCCTGTTCGGCGACAACGTTCCGGTGCCCCATGCCGGCGCCGTCAGCGGCACCAACCAGACGGGCGCCTACGACCCCTATTTCTCGGTGCCCGGTGCGCTGCCGATCTCGAACACCTTCTACAACGGCAAGTTCGGCTCCTATGCCGGCAGCATCGACCAGGCGCACGGCATCCTGACCCGCTCGCCCTATTTCTCGGCCTATGACGAGGACTCCTTCTCGTCGCGCGAGTGGACCGGCGAGCTTCGCCTGCAGACCGCGTTCGAAGGACCGCTGAACTTCACGGCCGGCGTGTTCTTCATGTCGTTCGACAGCCGCAACCAGTATTGGGTCGCCTCGAACGGCCTCGACTGGGAATCGATGGTCGTCGGCGCCTTCGCCGGCGGCAGCGCCGGCAATCTGCCGCTGATGCTGGCCTCGACCGACTATGACGGCGAGTATCGCCGCGGCGCGGTGCAGTCGCGCTCGGCCTTCCTCGAAGCGACCTACGACTTCACCGACGAGCTCAAGGTCATCGCCGGCGCGCGCTACAATGACGACCGGTCCAGCGCCATCGTCACCACCCCGGCGGTCGGCGGCCTCCTCCTGGCCAACGGCCCGGCCCAGATCTCGCCGCTCCTGCCCGCCTTCGTGCCGGTCGGAACGCCGAGCTGCCCCAATAGCGGCCTGGCGCTCGGCGCCTGCGTCGGCTTTCCCGGCACGTTCCGCCTGCCGACGAGCATCACCGGCAAGCAGAACAACACCACCGACAAATGGACCGGCCGCGCGACCATCCAGTGGTCGCCGCATACCTCATGGACCGACCAGACCCAGGTCTATTTGAACCTGTCGCGCGGCGAGCTCGCCGGCGGCGTCAACAAGGCCCAGGGCACCGCGGCTCTCGTGGTTCCCACGACCTACCAGCCGGCCACGGTCGATGCCATCGAACTCGGCACCAAGAACACCCTGCTCGACGGTACGCTGCAGGCCAATCTCGATGTCTGGTACTACAACTACGAGAACTACCAGGTCGGCATCATCTCCAACCGCGCCGCCCTCACCTTCAACATTCCGGCCCATCTCTACGGCATGGAAGGCGAACTCGTGTGGCAGCCCGAGGAAGACCTCGCCTTCAACCTCTCGCTCAGCCTGACGCGTTCGGCCGCCGGCAACGCCTTCGTCACCGACCAGCGCAACCCGACGAACAACACGCCGAACTCCATCCTGGTCAAGGACATGACCAACGGTTCGCTGTGCGTCGTCGTCCCGACCTCGCCGGCCACCATGGGTCATACGCCCGGCGATTCGAGCCTGCTGCCGGCCAACACGATCGGCGCGCATGTCGACAATTTCTACCTGCCCAATGGCGGCAACGCCGCCATCGACGCGCCCTTCGGCGTTCCGCTGGTCAATTACGGCATCTGCTCGGCGGCGATCCAGCCGGCGTTGCAGGCGGCGGGCTACTCGCTGGCCCCGGCCATCAACGGCGCGGGCCAGCCGGTGTTCGATCCCGTCACGCACGCCCAGATATTCGACGGCACGGGCATCCCGCGCAACGTCAAGGGCAACCGCTTGCCGGACGTCCCGAACGGTCAGGTCGGCATCGGCGGTCAGTACACCTTCCACCTCGACGACTACACGCTCGTTCCGCGCCTCGACTACTACTGGCAGTCCAGCATGCAGTCGCGCGTGATGAACGATCCGAACTCGGACTACATCAACGCCTGGGACACGATGAACGCCCAGATCCAGTTGAACGCGCCCGACAGCGCCTGGTACGCGCGCGTCTTCGCGACCAACATCTTCGACAAGCACAACCCGACCGGCGTCTATCTGACGGACCCGACATCGGCCCTGTTCACCAACGTCTTCGCCGAGGACCCGCGTGTCGTGGGCGTCTCGGTCGGCGCAAGCTGGTAA